A window of Zingiber officinale cultivar Zhangliang chromosome 5A, Zo_v1.1, whole genome shotgun sequence contains these coding sequences:
- the LOC121981437 gene encoding mediator of RNA polymerase II transcription subunit 19a-like isoform X2, whose product MMDPEGKKFGRGPREPTGAIDLINHYKLSGHYDFFCKRPLPLSVADTHYLHNVGGDTEIRKGEGMELGQLLQSAPYSRETTAQMQQFDLEMLGQAFQLRDTTPIDLPSSEKGIPTIPGKSRGDSKDKERKHKKHKDKDRDKEHKKHKHRHKDRSKDKDREKKKDKSGHHDSGGDHSKKHHEKKRKHEGNDDSVDNHKLKKT is encoded by the exons GGCCCAGAGAACCTACGGGTGCTATTGATTTGATAAACCACTACAAGCTATCAGGACACTATGATTTCTTCTGCAAAAGACCTCTTCCTTTGTCAGTTGCAGACACACATTATCTCCACAATGTTGGTGGAGACACAGAAATCCGGAAGGGAGAAGGAATGGAGTTAGGTCAACTCCTACAGAGTGCTCCATACTCAAGAGAAACAACAGCTCAAATGCAACAATTTGACTTGGAGATGCTAGGACAGGCATTTCAGCTGAGAGATACAACTCCCATTGATTTGCCTTCG TCAGAGAAAGGAATACCTACCATTCCAGGGAAATCAAGAGGAGATTCTAAGGACAAGGAGAGGAAGCACAAAAAACACAAGGACAAAGATAGAGACAAGGAACACAAGAAGCACAAACATCGccataaagataggagtaaagataaAGATCGAGAAAAGAAGAAAGATAAAAGTGGACATCATGATTCTGGTGGTGACCACTCAAAGAAGCATCACGAGAAG AAGAGGAAACACGAAGGCAATGATGATTCTGTTGATAACCACAAACTCAAGAAAA